Within Oikeobacillus pervagus, the genomic segment GATTACTCTTTTAGGGGGACAGCCAGGCAACCCCGATTTGCTTATTTCCCTCATGTATTTGCTTATTTCCGAGCGATATTTGCACTGTTTCCAGGTGGAATTGCGCTAGTTCTCAGGACATTTGCTTATTTCCCTAAAAATATGCGTATTTCCCGCGCTTATTTGCACTACTTCATAAAATGTAATCAAAATGTTGGTTTTCGTCTGGAGGTATAGAAGTAGCCAAATGCCACTCCTGCTATAAACCCACTTAGATGGGAAATGAAATTAATGTTTGGCTGTCCGAACGTCATAATACCAGCAAGAATGATAATGGGAAGAATCACCTTCTTATGTTCATTCGTTATGAGAGATGATTTAAATAAATATAAGGAAAAATAAGTGCCAAATAATCCAAAGATGGCACCGCTTGAGCCAATATGAGAATAGGTTGCTGGCATCAGAAGAAATGTTGCGATATTGCCGATGATTCCACTACAAATATACAGGAATAGGAATGGGTATTTCGTTAGAATTTTTTCCAAAGGAGGCCCGAAAATGATCAATGAAATGGAGTTGAAGAACAAATGGGCAAATGAACTATGTAAAAAGATCGGTGAGAACAGCCGCCACCATTCCCCATTTGCGATGTAGATATTTGTGCCAGCAAAAGTTTGATAAAAGGCGATGGAAGGGAAAAAGGGAATGAATAATAAAATGTAGGCTAATATATGAATGGTAATAATGATGGTGATAATTGGATAATAACGAATAAACTGTGAAAAACTTTCTGTGCGAAGAAACATAGTAAGAATCCCTCCTTAAAAGTATTGAAAAGATCTTCTAGTGATTAGAAAATAGATGGGCAAGGCTTCATTCTATTGTATGTACAAGAAGTCAAATAATTGATGAACTTTATGAAAGAAGTGAAATGGGAATGATCAAAGGAATAGGATTAGACATTGTAGAAATTGCTAGAGTGCAAAAAATTGCAGAACGGCAACCGAAATTTATTCAAAGAATCTTAACACAGAATGAACAATCGTATTATTTACAATTGAGTAATAGGAGAAAGATCGAATATTTAGCAGGGCGCTTCTCATTAAAAGAAGCTTTTGCCAAGGCATATGGGACGGGAATTGGTGAGGAGCTTTCCTTTACAGATATCGAAACCGATTATAATGATAAAGGCAAGCCGATTATAAAGAAACCATTTGGAAAAGGAGTTCATCTTTCCGTTACACATAGTCAAGATTACGTCGCTACACAAGTAATTATTGAAGAATAACGGGAGAAAAACGAAATAATGGAAGGAACATCTGGGAATGTTCATTGACTGAAATTCACTTGAACGAAGGTTATATTCCTTTAGGTTGTCTCATATATTTTAGCGATAAGGAGAGACAAGGATATCTAAGTAAAGAATGCTGCACAAGGAATGATTTTTAAGGGATATAAAAAATCTAGCAGTTTATTTTCTAATGTATCTCAACTCTCCATTTAACGTTTAAATGAGACAAAGGGGTTGTTGAAAAAATGAGAAGGAATGCTATTCTTCTAGTGGTTGCGTTAATGACAATATTAGTTCTCGCCGCCTGCGGTTCGAAGTCACAAGAAGATGTTGTAAAAGATCTAAATGAAAAAGTGGAAAAAATGAAAGGCTATAAGGCGGATGCACAAATGACGCTACAAGTCGGTGAAGAATCCCAGACGTATGATGTTGAAGTATGGAACAAGGAGCATAATTTTTATCGTGTTGTTTTAAAAACGCCGAAAAAAGATCAAAGTCAAATGATTTTAAGAAATGAGTCAGGGGTTTATGTATTAACACCAGCCTTAAACAAAAGCTTCAAGTTTCAGAGTGATTGGCCTAAAAATAGCAGCCAAGCGTATTTATATGAATCATTAGTGGCAGATATTTTAGAAGATAAAGAGGCAAAATTCAAAGAAACAAAAGATCATTATATATTTGAGACGAAGACTCGTTATCAAAATAGTCAAATGCTTCCGACTCAAAAGATTACATTTAATAAAAAAGATTTATCACCTGTATCTGTGAAAGTGTTAGATACGGATCGCAATGCTCTTGTCAAGGTAAAGTTTAACAAGGTGAATTTTAACGCAAGCTTCGAAAACGCCTCCTTTGATATGAAAAAGAATATGACAGGTGCACAGCTTGAGGTACCCGTTTTAGCGAATAGCGATGATCGTGATTTTTCTGTTCAATATGTAGAAGAAATGCCTGGAATAAGCTTAGTGGAAGAGAATGAGATTGTGACGGAAGATGGTAAACGCGTGGTCTTAACATACGCTGGTGATAAACAATCCTTTACTCTAGTTCAAGAAAAGTCAAAAGTGATGACAACATCAATCGAGCCAACTGAAATGAGTGGTGAAATGATTGATTTAGGATTTACAATCGGATCGATTTCAGAGCACTCGATTTCATGGACGTATAATGGGGTCGATTATCTCCTTGCTTCGAAAGATTTATCGAAAGAGGAAATGATTGAAATTGCCCGGTCAGTTCATGGAAATTCGGTAAAAT encodes:
- the acpS gene encoding holo-ACP synthase; protein product: MIKGIGLDIVEIARVQKIAERQPKFIQRILTQNEQSYYLQLSNRRKIEYLAGRFSLKEAFAKAYGTGIGEELSFTDIETDYNDKGKPIIKKPFGKGVHLSVTHSQDYVATQVIIEE
- a CDS encoding rhomboid family intramembrane serine protease → MFLRTESFSQFIRYYPIITIIITIHILAYILLFIPFFPSIAFYQTFAGTNIYIANGEWWRLFSPIFLHSSFAHLFFNSISLIIFGPPLEKILTKYPFLFLYICSGIIGNIATFLLMPATYSHIGSSGAIFGLFGTYFSLYLFKSSLITNEHKKVILPIIILAGIMTFGQPNINFISHLSGFIAGVAFGYFYTSRRKPTF
- a CDS encoding LolA family protein → MRRNAILLVVALMTILVLAACGSKSQEDVVKDLNEKVEKMKGYKADAQMTLQVGEESQTYDVEVWNKEHNFYRVVLKTPKKDQSQMILRNESGVYVLTPALNKSFKFQSDWPKNSSQAYLYESLVADILEDKEAKFKETKDHYIFETKTRYQNSQMLPTQKITFNKKDLSPVSVKVLDTDRNALVKVKFNKVNFNASFENASFDMKKNMTGAQLEVPVLANSDDRDFSVQYVEEMPGISLVEENEIVTEDGKRVVLTYAGDKQSFTLVQEKSKVMTTSIEPTEMSGEMIDLGFTIGSISEHSISWTYNGVDYLLASKDLSKEEMIEIARSVHGNSVK